One region of Thalassophryne amazonica chromosome 16, fThaAma1.1, whole genome shotgun sequence genomic DNA includes:
- the LOC117528660 gene encoding trypsin-1-like, producing the protein MAFFNPLCVAALLTLLIQGSQSQIAVCGRPTLNSTIVGVNADAGRWPWQASLHHRFVQGPECGGSLINNRWVLTAAHCTTGTTPSQWTVYLGRLVQKGPNPNEEVRRSVTRIIQHPNFVLATYNNDISLMQLSEDVNFTDYIMPACLAASGSTFTDGTDTYVTGWGRISAAESVPSSRLRQLLLPVVGPRRCKCDYVGVSDINDNMICAGRPQGGMDACKGDSGGPMVINDGNIWTQGGIVSFGKGCGRPNFPGVYTRVSAYEDWIKSHITSNQPGFIIYTSTGTDSDLSVSCPEVPPLPST; encoded by the exons gaTCTCAATCACAGATAGCAG TTTGCGGCAGGCCCACTTTGAATAGCACGATTGTTGGTGTAAATGCTGATGCAGGTAGATGGCCCTGGCAGGCCAGTTTGCACCACAGGTTTGTACAAGGACCTGAATGTGGAGGATCCCTCATAAACAACAGATGGGTGTTGACCGCAGCTCACTGTACCACAGG CACCACACCGAGTCAGTGGACTGTGTATCTGGGTCGTCTGGTTCAAAAGGGACCCAACCCTAACGAGGAGGTGCGACGATCAGTAACACGCATCATTCAGCATCCTAACTTTGTTTTGGCTACCTACAACAATGACATCAGCCTCATGCAGCTCTCAGAGGACGTGAATTTCACAGACTACATCATGCCAGCGTGCCTGGCAGCATCGGGCAGCACCTTCACCGACGGCACCGACACCTACGTCACTGGCTGGGGGAGGATCAGTGCAGCAG AATCGGTTCCCTCCTCAAGGCTTCGGCAGTTGCTGTTGCCGGTTGTTGGTCCCAGGAGATGCAAATGTGACTACGTTGGAGTTTCAGACATCAACGACAACATGATCTGTGCTGGACGTCCTCAGGGTGGGATGGATGCCTGCAAG GGTGACTCAGGTGGTCCGATGGTGATCAATGATGGCAATATTTGGACCCAGGGTGGAATTGTGAGCTTTGGGAAGGGTTGTGGCCGGCCTAATTTCCCTGGAGTCTACACCAGAGTGTCTGCGTATGAGGACTGGATTAAAAGTCACATCACCTCAAACCAGCCTGGCTTCATCATCTACACATCCACTGGGACCGACAGTGACCTCAGTGTCTCCTGTCCTGAAGTGCCGCCACTTCCAAGCACCTGA